In a genomic window of Pelecanus crispus isolate bPelCri1 chromosome 1, bPelCri1.pri, whole genome shotgun sequence:
- the GPR180 gene encoding integral membrane protein GPR180 gives MRWRLRWRLLWLLCAAGWWGAGGKTLRGGFASAAARLEPWRPVARFQFHGDHAVLCVRIKNVAVAVTKAARLHLFQAQEWQKLQNSIQDHSCTEKFSKAQLTMTVNHTEQNLTVSQIPYPETWYVFYVDKFTCEENYSESEDIQFEMVLLNPDAEGNPIDHFSAGESGLHEFFFLLVLAYFITACIYAQSLWQTIRKRGPMHTVLKVLTIALLLQAGSAFANYLHFSSYSRDGVGAPFMGSLAELCDIVSQIQMLYLLLSLCMGWMIGRMKKSHGRPLQWDSTPTSTGIAVVVVVTQSFLLIWEQFEDTNHHSYHSHHGLASGLLIGLRVCLALSLAAGLYQIITVERSTLKREFYITFAKACILWFLCHPCLATISVIFREYQREKIITIGVILCQCISMVILYRLFLSHSLYWEVSSLSSVTLPLTVSSGHKNRHHF, from the exons ATGCGGTGGCGGCTGCGGTGGCGGCTGCTGTGGCTCCTCTGCGCCGCCGGCTGGTGGGGCGCCGGCGGCAAGACGCTACGGGGCGGCTTcgccagcgccgccgcccggctGGAGCCGTGGCGGCCCGTGGCGCGGTTCCAGTTCCACG gTGAccatgctgttctgtgtgtCAGAATCAAGAACGTAGCAGTAGCTGTGACAAAAGCAGCTAGACTTCACCTGTTTCAAGCACAGGAATGGCAGAAGCTGCAGAACAGTATCCAAGATCACAGCTGTACAGAGAAGTTCTCTAAAGCTCAGCTGACAA tgACTGTGAACCACACAGAGCAAAATCTGACAGTGTCCCAGATTCCTTATCCGGAAACATGGTATGTGTTTTACGTAGACAAGTTTACCTGCGAGGAGAATTATTCTGAATCCGAGGATATTCAGTTTGAAATGGTCTTACTAAATCCAGATGCAGAAGGGAATCCAATAGATCACTTTAGCGCAGGGGAATctg gATTACATgaattctttttcctgcttgtccTAGCATACTTCATAACTGCTTGCATATATGCGCAGTCCCTATGGCAAACAATTAGGAAGCGTGGACCTATGCATACTGTTTTAAAGGTGCTGACAATTGCATTACTGTTGCAGGCTGGTTCAGCTTTTGCCAACTACCTGCATTTCTCAAG TTATTCTAGAGATGGAGTAGGAGCACCTTTTATGGGAAGTCTGGCAGAAT TGTGTGACATAGTCTCACAGATacaaatgctgtatttattgTTGAGCCTGTGTATGGGTTGGATGATAGGCAGAATGAAGAAATCTCACGGCAGACCTCTTCAGTGGGATTCCACTCCAACATCTACTGGCATTGCTGTAGTAGTTGTTGTTACACAg agctttttattaatttgggAGCAGTTTGAAGATACGAATCACCACAGCTACCATTCACACCATGGCTTAGCAAGTGGACTGCTTATTGGCCTCAGAGTTTGCCTGGCTTTGTCACTGGCTGCCGGCCTTTACCAGATCATCACAGTGGAGAGAAGCACGCTGAAAAGGGAGTTCTATATCACCTTTGCCAAA GCCTGCATTCTCTGGTTTTTGTGCCACCCATGTCTTGCAACCATTTCTGTAATATTCAGAGAATATCAAAGAGAAAAG ATTATTACCATAGGTGTTATCCTCTGTCAGTGCATCTCCATGGTTATCCTCTACAGACTTTTTCTATCTCATAGTCTATATTGGGAAGTATCTTCACTGTCATCAGTGACATTGCCACTAACAGTATCCTCTGGACATAAAAATCGACATCACTTCTGA